A single window of Athene noctua chromosome 1, bAthNoc1.hap1.1, whole genome shotgun sequence DNA harbors:
- the VGLL2 gene encoding transcription cofactor vestigial-like protein 2 isoform X1: protein MSCLDVMYQVYGPPQPYFAAAYSPYHQKLAFYSKMQEAPESGSSPSASSSFSSHPAASIKEEDCSPEKERPPEAEYINSRCVLFTYFQGDISAVVDEHFSRALSQPSSFSLGSAKAARSAGSWRDGSFPMNQRSFPPSFWNSTYQPSSVPATLSSPLAAAAHSELPFAAAAADPYAPASLHGHLHQGGPEPWHHAHHHHHHHHHPYIGTQSTAYARPATMHEVYGPHFDPRYGSLLVPTASVRPHRLTPASVPTPVSPPCELGKSETGTAAAWTAPGPFPNAAGDMAQSLGLNVDAARRYSFCGGSLLS, encoded by the exons ATGAGCTGTTTGGATGTTATGTACCAAGTCTACGGTCCTCCCCAGCCCTACTTCGCCGCAGCCTACAGCCCCTATCACCAG aaacTCGCTTTTTACTCCAAAATGCAAGAAGCCCCGGAGagcggcagcagccccagcgccAGCAGCTCCTTCTCCAGCCACCCCGCGGCCAGCATCAAGGAGGAGGACTGCAGCCCCGAGAAGGAGCGGCCCCCCGAGGCCGAGTACATCAACTCCCGCTGCGTCCTCTTCACCTACTTCCAGGGGGACATCAGCGCCGTGGTGGACGAGCACTTCAGCCGGGCCCTCAGCCAGCCCAGCAGCTTCTCCCTCGGCAGTGCCAAGGCGGCGAGGAGCGCCGGCTCCTGGCGGG ATGGCTCCTTCCCGATGAACCAGCGCAGCTTCCCACCATCCTTCTGGAACAGCACATACCAGCCTTCCTCGGTCCCAGCCACCCTGAGCAGCCCCCTGGCAGCTGCCGCCCACAGCGAGCTGCCCtttgccgctgctgctgctgacccctATGCGCCGGCCTCTCTGCATGGCCATCTGCACCAGGGTGGCCCCGAGCCCTGGCACCAtgcccatcaccaccaccaccaccaccaccacccctacATCGGCACACAGAGCACTGCCTACGCCCGCCCCGCCACCATGCACGAGGTCTACGGGCCCCACTTCGACCCCCGCTACGGCTCCCTGCTGGTGCCCACCGCCTCCGTCCGCCCCCACCGCCTCACCCCTGCCTCCGTGCCCACGCCGGTCAGCCCCCCCTGCGAACTGGGCAAGAGTGAGACGGGCACTGCCGCAGCCTGGACGGCGCCGGGACCCTTCCCCAATGCAGCGGGGGACATGGCACAGAGCCTCGGCCTCAATGTGGATGCAG CTCGCCGTTACTCCTTCTGTGGCGGATCCCTTCTGAGCTGA
- the VGLL2 gene encoding transcription cofactor vestigial-like protein 2 isoform X2, whose amino-acid sequence MSCLDVMYQVYGPPQPYFAAAYSPYHQKLAFYSKMQEAPESGSSPSASSSFSSHPAASIKEEDCSPEKERPPEAEYINSRCVLFTYFQGDISAVVDEHFSRALSQPSSFSLGSAKAARSAGSWRARRYSFCGGSLLS is encoded by the exons ATGAGCTGTTTGGATGTTATGTACCAAGTCTACGGTCCTCCCCAGCCCTACTTCGCCGCAGCCTACAGCCCCTATCACCAG aaacTCGCTTTTTACTCCAAAATGCAAGAAGCCCCGGAGagcggcagcagccccagcgccAGCAGCTCCTTCTCCAGCCACCCCGCGGCCAGCATCAAGGAGGAGGACTGCAGCCCCGAGAAGGAGCGGCCCCCCGAGGCCGAGTACATCAACTCCCGCTGCGTCCTCTTCACCTACTTCCAGGGGGACATCAGCGCCGTGGTGGACGAGCACTTCAGCCGGGCCCTCAGCCAGCCCAGCAGCTTCTCCCTCGGCAGTGCCAAGGCGGCGAGGAGCGCCGGCTCCTGGCGGG CTCGCCGTTACTCCTTCTGTGGCGGATCCCTTCTGAGCTGA